The genomic stretch GATCATGGCCGAAAGCATCACCGACCATTCCAATAGTTTTTGCGCCTGTATAATATTTAACATGCCGATGCCGGTCATGGCCGAAGTGCCATTTAGGATGGCCAGTCCCTCCCGTATATGGATGGTCAGCGGCTTAATCTTCAGCCGGGAAAATACCTGTGCCGCTGGCTGAACCTCTCCGTTATAAATTACTTCTCCCTCGCCGATCAATACCAGGCCCAGGTGTGCCAGTTGAACCAGGTCGCCGCTGGCTCCTACGCCGCCGTGCTCATAAATACAGGGGGTCACGTTTTTATTGATCAGTTCCCTGAGCAGCTCCACTGTTTCGGGATGAACCCCGGAATAGCCCTGCATGAGGCTGTTGAGCCGGGCAATCATTACTGCTTTTACCATGATGTGCGACATCAGGTTTCCGCTGCCGGAACTGTGGCTCCGGATCAGGTTATACTGAAGCTGAAGCATGTTCTCTTCACTTACCTTATACTGGGCCATGGGGCCAAAACCGGTATTGATGCCGTAAATGAGCTTATTCGAGGAGAAATTCTTCAAAAACCGGAAATTCACATCCACTTTTTCAACCGTCTTTTTATCTAAAGCAACCTTCTTTTCCTTGAAAAGTATATCAGAGAAATCATCTAAGGAAAGGGCTCTGTCTCCAACATGTACCATGATCCGAATTTTATCTGCAATTAAATTGTTTGGTAACTATTCAGGTAAAAATAGAATAAAGATTTCAAATTTTATTTTTTTGACCTGCCATACCTTGAAGGTATAAAAACAGGGTACAACAAATTTGTGGCGATTGGGTATTTTTATTGCCGGATTTTTTTATACTTTTAATTAATTATCACCTAAAAACAACTTTTCATATGAAACGCATAACTGGTTTATTTGCTATTTCCCTTATTGTCCTGGGCTCCCTGACAGCCAATGCTCAGCGGATCAAAACCAAGAGCGGCAACGAGAATATTATTAAGAATGAATCCACTATTAACATTGAATTTGTATACGACGGCCTGAGCGTAGGCAAATATGATGTGGAAGCCGATTATATCAAGGCAAAAACAGATGAATACAACAAAAAAGAGCCGGGCAGGGGCGACTCCTGGGCCAGGAGCTGGGTCAGTGACCGGGAATCAAGATTTGAGCCCCGGTTCATCAACGAATTCCAGGATGCCACCGGTATGACCGTAAAAAAAGATGCCAAATACACCCTTGTATTCAAAACCACTTCCATTGAACCGGGTTATAATATTGTGATCAGCCGGAAAAATGCAGAGATCGATGCCGAAGCGTGGATCGTTGAAACGGCCAATAAATCAAATAAACTGGCGGAGTTCACCATATCCAATGCACCCGGAAGGATTTATGGCGGGTATGATTACGATACTGGACTACGGATACAGGAATCGTATGCCGTGTCTGGCAAAAGGCTGGGTAAATACCTGAAATAAAGAAATTAACAACAAAAATGAATAAAGACTTCCCATAAAAAGGAAGTCTTTATTTTTGCCACTGTTAAACCAAACGATCATACCAAATGAAAACTATTAAAATGCTACTGGCCATTGCAGCCATCCTGGTTAGTTCTATCAGCGCTTATGCACAGCAGGTTGACCTGACCAGGGGCGATCTTTCCATTTTAAAGGAGGAGAACTCGATCAACATTGAGTTTACCTATGATAAGATGACCGTGGGCGATGATGGCAAAGAAGCAGACTATATAAAAAGGAAAAGGACCGAACTGAATGACAAGGAAAAAGGAAGCGGGGAGATCTGGGCACGGAAATGGGAAGAAGACAAAGCCACGAAATTTGGCCCGAAGTTCATCCTTGGTTTTACAAACCTCAGTAAAATGACGGTCAGCAAGGATGCGAAATACACCCTCCTCTTTAATACCAAAGCGCTGGAACCGGGTTACAGCGTTGGGGTTTCAAAAAGAAATGCGGGCATTGACGGAACGGTTACTATTGTAGAAACGGCCAACCCGTCAAAAAAACTTGTCGTTCTTTCTGTCGAAAGGCCCGGCGAGAACATGTTCCGGGGAGCAGCTTTTGATGCCGGATCCAGGATCGCTGATGCCTATTACCTATCCGGGCAGAAGGTTGGTAAATTCATAAGCAAGAATAAAGATTAGATCTTTTAATTCCTCCTGTCGATAAACCTGATCGCCTTCCGGCTTCCTTCAGGGAACTGTATCTTCTGCATCTCCTCTTTGGATACGTACCGGATATGCGGACTCACCCGTAAGCGGGCCTGCAGGTTGGACCGTATCTTACGGTTGATCTCTTCGCTGCTGTTCAGCGGCAGCAGGTGCAGCATCACTTCATCCATACCTATATCATTGGAATATACTTCGGCAACAAAATCCTGTACTTCTTCCATTTCGTTCAACAAGTCAAAAATGGAAGGTGGGTATAAGGTGGTGCCCTTGTATTTTATCATTTGTTTTTTTCTTCCCATCACCGGGGACAACCGTAATGTGTTGCGGCCGCATTTGCATGGTGCATCATCATACACACATATATCGCCTGTCTTGTAGCGAAGCAGGGGCATGCCTTCCACACCCAGGGTGGTAATGGTCACTTCACCCGGTTCACCGGCTGCAACCGGCTTATTCATTTCATCCAGCAGTTCCACGATCAGAAGATCGGGTTGCAGGTGCCCTCCTTTACACTCGCTGCATTCCGTAAAGGCGGTCTGCATTTCGGTGGAAGCATAGGTAGAGAATAATTTGATGTTCCAGGCGTCGGTGATGCGTTTGCCCAATGTGTTCAGGGAAAAATCGGTGTTGCGGATATTTTCCCCGATGCAGATCGCTTTCTTTACTGTTGAAGAATTAACATCGATCTTATGTTCATTTGCAAATTGTACCAGCTTCAGGATAAAGGAAGGGACCGCAACAATGGCCGTTGGCTTCAATCGCTGGATGGTCTCCCATTGCAGGGAGGGTACACCGGGACCAAGCCGGATAATGCCTGCGCCTAATTTGCGGAGGCCGGCATAATAGGCCATGCCCGCCATGAATTGCCGGTCAAGCGTCAGCATCAGCTGGTAAATATCATCTGCCGATCCTTCGGCACTTACAAAAGAGGAGTATTCATTGTATGTAAGCCGGCCGAGGTCATTTTCGGTAAGCGCAATGGTAACCGGGCTGCCCAGTGTACCGGAAGTGGAACTGTATTCTATGATCCTGTTCTTAGGCACACATAAAAAATCATTGTTACGCTGCTGCAGGTCTTCCTTCACCGTAACCGGTATCACCGAAAGGTCTTCAATGGTCTTGATCCCTTTTACATTGAACCGGGCACTGGTGAACAGTTCCCGGTAAAAGGGAGAACGTTCATTCAGGTATGCAACGGATTCCTGCAGTTTTTTTTCCTGCATCCGTTTGATCTGTTCCTTGCTTTCAAATGCTGCTTCGGGAGAATAGTTCATATATTTTCAATTATTGTCATTCGCCTGATCCATGATCATCCTGCTGTTTCTGTTACTGCTTTCGGGTAAAACCACATCAGTTCCACATCTTTAATAATGGAGGGGCCGGGAGTGATCGCATCGGCCGATCCGGTATCCAGCATCATTGCATTTTCCTTTTTTCCCAGGTTGATGGTATACGGGTTGACCTTTATGTCAGGGGCTGTTCCGTTCACCTCTGTACTTATGAACCGGAAGATCGCAACGGCCAATTGTTCCAGGATATTCATATTCTTTTCGATCTGTGTGACCATTTCCCCCGGGTTACGCTGTACTTCTATTTCTTCCTGGAATTTTCTTAAAACAGCCAGGTCAAAAGGATCAATATAGCGGTTAGAAAATACCCGGTTCTCAAAAGGCAGCCATTCAAGAAAAAGGTCCTGCATTATTTTATTCAGGCGTCCGAACTTCCTGCCCAGGCTATCGGGCGCAACAAAAAGTTCTTTAAGTATCCGGAGATTGGTAAATGCCTTGTTGGCAAACAAATGTGAAGGTATTGCCCAGTATGTTGCCCAGTCCCAGAATATTTTTATCACCATGATCTGGGTGTTTCCCATCAACAGGTATTTATTCTGGTAAACCGGTATCCAGCTATCCACCAATGCAAGGTGTGATTTTTCATAAATGGTGGCACGCCCGGAAATATCCTCCCCGTCCATATCACGGAGTATCAGATCACTTAACCAGGAATTATTCAACGCAATGAAATCAGTTCCGGGTGAATAAAGCGGATCTAAAAAAGGGCCCGATTCACCGGTGGTTGCCCAGCGGTCTGCCGAATATATCCGTTCGGTATGATGGGCATAGTGTTTCAGTATCTTAAAATCCAGCAAACCATCTCCATGCCCGAGCGGTTCCAGCATTTTGTAAGGCAATGGTTCATTCTTTTTCATCCACTCCACTGCCTTTTCGTAGGTGTTGAATGTTTCAAACGGATGAACGGCCGGGTCTGCAACAATTCCGATGCTGGTGTTCTTAGACCCCAATGGAATGACCCATAACCAATAACCGGTATCCATGAAATGGACCGTGCTTAAATACCTTAACCCCGGCTCAAGGTATGATCGCCATTCCTTGTTGTTGGTCCATGTATCAATATCGATAACCCCTTTAAGCCTCCACCACACTGCATTGGTATGATGTTCCATCGGCTTCTGGAACTGCAGTTTGCGCTTCAGTATGCTGGACCTGCCGGATGCATCTGCCACCCAACGGCAGCGAACGGTGATCTCTTCGCCGTTCCGGATATAAGAAACGCGGTGACCGGCATCCCTGTCAAGATCCACATTGGAAACTTTTGCTCCCAGTACCAGGTCGGTCCCTTTTTCCCTGGTCAACCGCATCATGTAATTTTCCACGGTCCCCCTGTCAAGCTGGTGACTTGGCACCGGCAGCCGTAGCCGCGGGCCTAATTCAACACGGCTTGCAATATCATCCTTGGTATGTGATCTGAAAAAAAAGCGCAGGCCATGTTTGGGAAGTTCATGTTCTTCTAAATAATCTTTCAGGTTCAATACCTCCCGTAAATAATGAGTTCCGAGCTCTACCGTTGATTCACCCACTTTATGTGCTGCAACAGCCGCGTCTGCTTCTCTTCTTTCCAGTACAAGAATGGAAAGGCCGGGCTTTGCATTTTTAAGCTGTAAGGAAAGCGTCAGACCTGCAAGCCCTCCGCCAAGTATCACCACATCATACTGATCATGCATAAAGATTATTTTATACTATTAAAAGTAATAAATTAAACAGTAGAATCACAAAGTATAAATACAGGATGGGTTGATCTTGTTTAATATAGCGGCCGGTATTTATCAGAAGGTTCGACGGTCAATAAATGCTTTGAAAAATCCGGCGGCAGCTTAACGGGATTCAATGATCACCATGGCACATGCCATTGTCTTAAGGTGGGAGAGCGAAACGAAAATATTTCCTATTCTCATTTCAGCAACGGTATCCGCCGTTGTACCTGAAAAACGTAACTCCGGCTTTCCTTCACCATCATTATACACTTCAATTTCATGGAAGGCCGTTCCGCTCCGCCAGCCGGTGCCGATCGCTTTTAAGAAGGCTTCTTTGGCTGCAAAGCGGGCGGCATAGTGTTCGTACTTATTGGTCTTTGATTCACAATAAATAATTTCTGCCGGCGAAAAAACCAATTCCTTAAAGCCGGATTTCTTTTCCATCTTTTCGGCCACCCGTTCCACTTCGATCAGGTCGGTGCCGATGCCTAGGATCATGATGTTTGTTTTATCTGGTGATTTTTTGAACCACATAGGCACATAGGAAACATAGAAAACAACCTATGTGATCTATGTGTCTATGTGGTTCAGTTTTTATTGATCTTTTTGATCTGCTCTTTTATATGGTCCTCCTCCTTCTTTGTTGCAATTACTTTTGTAAGAGCAAGCTGGTAATTTTTTAGCGCCTCTGCATATTTTTTCTTTTTGAAAAGATAATCACCCGCCAGCACATAGGCATTATAAAACTCCGGATTGCTTGCTACCAAACTATCTGCGTTCACCTCGCCGCCGTCCATGATCCGTTGC from Chitinophagaceae bacterium encodes the following:
- a CDS encoding AMP-binding protein, which encodes MNYSPEAAFESKEQIKRMQEKKLQESVAYLNERSPFYRELFTSARFNVKGIKTIEDLSVIPVTVKEDLQQRNNDFLCVPKNRIIEYSSTSGTLGSPVTIALTENDLGRLTYNEYSSFVSAEGSADDIYQLMLTLDRQFMAGMAYYAGLRKLGAGIIRLGPGVPSLQWETIQRLKPTAIVAVPSFILKLVQFANEHKIDVNSSTVKKAICIGENIRNTDFSLNTLGKRITDAWNIKLFSTYASTEMQTAFTECSECKGGHLQPDLLIVELLDEMNKPVAAGEPGEVTITTLGVEGMPLLRYKTGDICVYDDAPCKCGRNTLRLSPVMGRKKQMIKYKGTTLYPPSIFDLLNEMEEVQDFVAEVYSNDIGMDEVMLHLLPLNSSEEINRKIRSNLQARLRVSPHIRYVSKEEMQKIQFPEGSRKAIRFIDRRN
- a CDS encoding FAD-dependent monooxygenase — protein: MHDQYDVVILGGGLAGLTLSLQLKNAKPGLSILVLERREADAAVAAHKVGESTVELGTHYLREVLNLKDYLEEHELPKHGLRFFFRSHTKDDIASRVELGPRLRLPVPSHQLDRGTVENYMMRLTREKGTDLVLGAKVSNVDLDRDAGHRVSYIRNGEEITVRCRWVADASGRSSILKRKLQFQKPMEHHTNAVWWRLKGVIDIDTWTNNKEWRSYLEPGLRYLSTVHFMDTGYWLWVIPLGSKNTSIGIVADPAVHPFETFNTYEKAVEWMKKNEPLPYKMLEPLGHGDGLLDFKILKHYAHHTERIYSADRWATTGESGPFLDPLYSPGTDFIALNNSWLSDLILRDMDGEDISGRATIYEKSHLALVDSWIPVYQNKYLLMGNTQIMVIKIFWDWATYWAIPSHLFANKAFTNLRILKELFVAPDSLGRKFGRLNKIMQDLFLEWLPFENRVFSNRYIDPFDLAVLRKFQEEIEVQRNPGEMVTQIEKNMNILEQLAVAIFRFISTEVNGTAPDIKVNPYTINLGKKENAMMLDTGSADAITPGPSIIKDVELMWFYPKAVTETAG
- the acpS gene encoding holo-ACP synthase encodes the protein MILGIGTDLIEVERVAEKMEKKSGFKELVFSPAEIIYCESKTNKYEHYAARFAAKEAFLKAIGTGWRSGTAFHEIEVYNDGEGKPELRFSGTTADTVAEMRIGNIFVSLSHLKTMACAMVIIESR